In Cryptomeria japonica chromosome 1, Sugi_1.0, whole genome shotgun sequence, the sequence ATAGTCAAGGTGTTGAGGCACAATCCACTCAACTTCATCTCATCTAAAGGCAGTAGTATCTAAAGGATTGAACTACTGCCTGACCTAACTAAAACCCTCAAAACTaaagcaaaagagggggtccccatttgagatggggcgatgtgtgaaatggtcacaacactaccttTCCACTGTGGAGGGGAGGTAACATATATGAGGAGAACAAGAGGCCTAAGGGTCCATTCAAGTTGGGTAACCCTGGATGGGGTTGGGGAGCTGAATTGCGGGTGTCATTCCGTGCTCTTGGGCTTGGTGGACAGCTTCGAGGTGCCTTGTAGGATTTCCTAGGGTGCTTCATAATGTGGATAGGTTATTGGGGAAAGCTTAAGAGAATTACGCATGTACATTATGAATATTATTGAATTGATTAGAATCCTATATTTAACATTGTTGAACTATATGCTTATTTATTTTGTGATAACTAACCTGGTGGCAGGCTCTAAATCAAGATACTAAGTTGACAATTTACATTCTTGTGCATAATCAGAACCCTATTTGGGAATTCTAGAGAAAATTGAGTAAGTCAATAGGGGGCATTACAAAAATCCAACCCATCCACAACCAAACAGCTTGACTTGGCACAACCCCAAAAAGACATGCTGGTTTTCCATGCAGACAATGCCAAGATAGATCCCACCACTGCCTCCAACAAAAGATATTAACCCCAAACCTTACAGAAGCACATGTAGCCACAGCCATAATTTTGACACAAGGAATCAATTCTCTACAGCTCTGTTACTCATATTTTTTACAGCACACATTCGATCACAACTGAACTGTCACATGTAGTTATGCATTCAACTAGAGAGGAATTTCATATCTCTTATACATTTCATGTAGGCATAGGGAATGCGTTGAGAAACCAAACCCCCATACAAAAAATACATCACAGTCGAAGGAACTAGAAAACCTTAACTATCAAGTCAGAATACTACATACTCAAGTAAGCAATGGTGAAATACTAAAACAAATCTGTCAATATCACTCTCAAACACACGCTAATCTTAGTACCCTTAAAACCAATCAAATTGAGGTTAACAAATTGTATGCATGTGTACGAAACATGTGAATAATGCAAACCATAACGTATTAAAACAAAATTAATTTGGTACAGTAATGGAACAACTACTGGATTCACCAAAACCAAAGTTCTTTTGAGTAAACATAAGCAATTTGCTTGGCTGGAGATAAATAGCCAACGTAAGCTCAGGAATTGTTCCATTAAACTCTGGCTCGGTATTTCTTTTAGAGATGCACCTAGGAGTTCAAACTCCAGTGCAGAAGGCTTGCAGGGCATTAGAAATGACAAACTACTAATGAGACAAAGCAGCTTGTCCACAGCCAAAACCTCAATACTTGTGATTTTCACATGATCATAATGGTCACAGATGATAGCAAGACAATTATATCAATGCAAATAAGAACATGCTTAGGCAACAGGAGGCCTTAGCACATGATCCTGAGATATGTCAACTGCAGCTGGAGGCATCCATTGCCACATTGCCAGTCCGGGATAACCAGGAATTGGGACAGTCTTGTTCTTTGCTGCTTGACATTGAGCTGCAAATGCATGAATTGCGGCTGGATGTGCCATGAACCCTGGAGGCATTGTCATCATAGCCTTTATTTGTTGTTCTAAGACTTCCTTTTCTGCTTTCAATCTTGTCTTTTCATCACGTATCTCATTTTTCTCTGTCTGTAGAATAGAACAATCCAGGCTAATTAAATTAAAGTTCAGTTGAATGAATCACTGAAGTTCACACCCATAAGAGCTATTGATTTGTAGTACATACATAAGCCTTCCAACCTACAATCATGAAATAGAAAGCTACAGAGAAGAGTAACCATTTTGCTGCTAAGTTGGGAATCCTGGGAAGGAAACTTAAAAATAGCTTGCCTTCATTTCTTTAATAGCTTGCCGAAGTTGTTCGTTTGATTTTTTCATCTTGCAGGCCTCATCCCGTAGTTGATTCACAGCAGAGATGGCATCACATAAGATTGTAGATTTATCTGTCTTTGGAGGACAGTCTGGTTCCAATAAAGCACTTAGCTCCAAGAACCTGCAACCACCAGCAACCAGAGGTAACAAAGTTCACTAATAaatggtttccatgtaaaaatattataTTGGAGACGCATAAAAAATTGGAGGATGTTCTACACAGAAACAAGAAATCATAAATGTGTATGATGAAAAAGAACCTGTAAAAGTTTAAAATCCATGACTTGTAAATAGACAAAAGCAAACCTGTCGTTTAACCTATCCCTTCTCATCTTTTCTCGGCAAGCTTTCATGCCAGATTTGCTACAAGATTCATCTCGTGACCTGCTGAAAGCAAAACATGACAACTATTTTTTATCTGCAGAATAGTTAATGCTACATTTTATGCCATTGATAATTCTAAATTACATCTCAAACATAAAACATCCAACATACAACCATTTAATGTGACTTCTTAATTGCAACACATGTTTCCGATCATATCAGTATTGGAACTTATGTAAAAACAGAAATTCTTTCTGCATTTAGATTTCCACGCAAAAATATAAATTACTCATCAGTCAATACATGTCATCAGTATAGTCATTTTTATTAAGAACTTTGAACATATTGATGATCGTCACTGCATATTCAGTCTCAAAAACAAAAATACAGATACTGTCCTAATTAAGAACTCAATACATATAGGCAAAATAATGAAAACTTGACAGACTCTGGTTCAGAAAACTTCTGCaactaaataaaatcaaacaagaTGTTCTTGCTGAATCATAACAATACATATATAACATAgctattgtaaattaagcatgcaTAATTAATTTGCAATGAATCAGTTTGTGTTCTGTTCCAAAACTACCAGAATCACAAAAGTATATAATatgcatttttcacattttgattgatcaataatatcatctctccttgTGTTTTCTCCCTTAAAATCTCACAAATAGTATCAGAGCTGGAGAGCTACTAGATTACAGAAGCATCAGAGTATAAGGTATGGAACAGAGGGCAATCTTTGATATACATCTGGAGCTAATAAAAAAACCA encodes:
- the LOC131043578 gene encoding transcription factor ILR3 isoform X1, whose product is MGSPQNSRWMSFLEDNLLEVVGQPASSFLWPINDHQDCSDKGNSFRNDTEDQEKLCPRKSRSRDESCSKSGMKACREKMRRDRLNDRFLELSALLEPDCPPKTDKSTILCDAISAVNQLRDEACKMKKSNEQLRQAIKEMKTEKNEIRDEKTRLKAEKEVLEQQIKAMMTMPPGFMAHPAAIHAFAAQCQAAKNKTVPIPGYPGLAMWQWMPPAAVDISQDHVLRPPVA
- the LOC131043578 gene encoding transcription factor ILR3 isoform X4 translates to MAMISSWGKTLCDKGNSFRNDTEDQEKLCPRKRSRDESCSKSGMKACREKMRRDRLNDRFLELSALLEPDCPPKTDKSTILCDAISAVNQLRDEACKMKKSNEQLRQAIKEMKTEKNEIRDEKTRLKAEKEVLEQQIKAMMTMPPGFMAHPAAIHAFAAQCQAAKNKTVPIPGYPGLAMWQWMPPAAVDISQDHVLRPPVA
- the LOC131043578 gene encoding transcription factor ILR3 isoform X2, with the translated sequence MGSPQNSRWMSFLEDNLLEVVGQPASSFLWPINDHQDCSDKGNSFRNDTEDQEKLCPRKRSRDESCSKSGMKACREKMRRDRLNDRFLELSALLEPDCPPKTDKSTILCDAISAVNQLRDEACKMKKSNEQLRQAIKEMKTEKNEIRDEKTRLKAEKEVLEQQIKAMMTMPPGFMAHPAAIHAFAAQCQAAKNKTVPIPGYPGLAMWQWMPPAAVDISQDHVLRPPVA
- the LOC131043578 gene encoding transcription factor ILR3 isoform X3; translated protein: MAMISSWGKTLCDKGNSFRNDTEDQEKLCPRKSRSRDESCSKSGMKACREKMRRDRLNDRFLELSALLEPDCPPKTDKSTILCDAISAVNQLRDEACKMKKSNEQLRQAIKEMKTEKNEIRDEKTRLKAEKEVLEQQIKAMMTMPPGFMAHPAAIHAFAAQCQAAKNKTVPIPGYPGLAMWQWMPPAAVDISQDHVLRPPVA